The Puntigrus tetrazona isolate hp1 chromosome 19, ASM1883169v1, whole genome shotgun sequence genome has a segment encoding these proteins:
- the nudcd1 gene encoding LOW QUALITY PROTEIN: nudC domain-containing protein 1 (The sequence of the model RefSeq protein was modified relative to this genomic sequence to represent the inferred CDS: inserted 2 bases in 1 codon): MALPNCSLKVNRELLDPSFESYRLSLDSIPTYNVELDVAVAEVKLKDSQYTLDHVKAFGMYNYLHIDPWCEDSVYFVDTKGRVLNLTVTLDTALGKPREMFCFESDSGSFEGEQLCASLSLTSATWAALSDGTGKLTLLRTSKRGESSHIKWEPMFSERLGEPFIIVHSLAHVRSHVHTIEVLLLRVQKDPSDTKGSGFSISLEWITVDNSAGQDEDRKYGVRKRRTMKGKSVPHYAXVEPQGKGIVVASEKPFAFTEIDGLPLEEPLAEDMEVENSDPIYFWQQTEEDVTVNVRLPEGTTKDDIRFKLTVDCLRVGVGDHAPLLDGQLFAPVDPEASTWTIKDDKSLEVSLQKRSEGPLWSEVVLGDRRGEYLMSDEQKSQLQQRLSYLTAEDLNPNPEKDKPPCNAQELEDCDMFPEDSSTLMRFDGATLKPTHVVSLGSHQFLFSVHIDPSETPAFCLRHDVDALLWQPRPNQDSDVWEHISTFNALGYVQASKRDKKFATCAPNFSYAALCECLRRVFIYRQPSPVDTVLFNRKQGRQVGQVAKQQVANLDTNDPVLGFRATNERLFVLTANNLFVLKVNN; this comes from the exons atggCTTTACCGAACTGCTCGTTGAAGGTGAACAGAGAGCTGCTAGATCCCAGTTTTGAAAGTTACAGGCTCTCACTGGACTCTATTCCTACTTACAATGTAGAACTGGATGtag CTGTGGCTGAGGTTAAACTGAAAGACAGTCAGTACACTCTGGATCACGTGAAAGCATTTGGTATGTACAACTACCTCCATATCGACCCCTGGTGTGAAGACAGTGTCTACTTTGTGGACACCAAGGGCCGGGTTCTCAATCTAACAGTCACACTG GACACCGCTTTGGGCAAACCTCGTGAGATGTTCTGTTTCGAATCAGACTCGGGTTCCTTTGAGGGGGAGCAGTTGTGTGCTTCTCTGAGCCTGACCTCCGCTACTTGGGCTGCGCTCTCTGACGGAACCGGAAAATTGACCCTTTTGCGCACCAGCAAGAGAGGAGAGAGTTCTCACATTAAATGGGAG CCGATGTTCAGCGAGCGTCTCGGAGAGCCGTTCATCATCGTTCACAGCCTGGCTCACGTGCGCTCTCATGTCCATACTATTGAAGTGCTGCTTCTGAGAGTCCAAAAAGATCCGTCTGACACCAAAGGCAGCGGTTTCTCAATCTCACTGGAGTGGATCACTGTGGACAACTCTGCAGGGCAGG atGAGGACAGGAAGTATGgtgtgaggaagaggaggacgaTGAAGGGCAAGTCTGTCCCACACTACGC GGTGGAGCCTCAGGGTAAAGGAATTGTAGTAGCCTCGGAAAAACCCTTCGCTTTTACTGAGATCGATGGACTTCCACTTGAAGAACCACTCGCTGAAGATATGGAGGTGGAGAACTCAG ATCCCATCTACTTCTGGCAGCAAACAGAAGAGGATGTGACTGTGAATGTGCGGTTACCTGAAGGCACCACCAAAGATGACATCCGCTTCAAGCTCACTGTGGACTGCCTACGCGTTGGAGTAGGAGATCATGCGCCGCTGCTGGATGGGCAGCTGTTCGCTCCTGTAGATCCCGAGGCCAGCACCTGGACCATTAAAGATGATAAGAG TTTGGAGGTCAGTCTACAGAAGAGAAGTGAAGGGCCGCTGTGGTCTGAGGTGGTTCTGGGAGACCGGAGGGGAGAATACCTAATGAGCGATGAACAAAAGTCACAGCTTCAACAGAGACTCTCGTATCTCACTGCTGAAGACCTG AATCCAAACCCAGAGAAGGACAAGCCTCCCTGCAACGCCCAGGAACTGGAGGACTGTGACATGTTTCCAGAGGACAGCTCTACGCTGATGCGCTTTGATGGTGCCACTCTGAAGCCCACCCATGTG GTGAGCCTTGGAAGCCACCAGTTCCTTTTCTCTGTTCACATCGACCCCTCTGAGACGCCCGCTTTCTGCTTACGGCACGACGTTGACGCTCTGCTCTGGCAGCCCCGTCCCAACCAGGACAGCGACGTATGGGAgcacatttcaacatttaacgCTCTCG GTTATGTTCAGGCTTCAAAACGCGATAAAAAGTTTGCAACCTGTGCACCCAACTTCTCCTACGCTGCTCTTTGCGAGTGTCTCAGGCGCGTGTTCATTTACCGCCAACCCTCGCCGGTGGACACGGTGCTCTTCAACCGGAAGCAGGGTCGGCAGGTCGGGCAGGTTGCCAAACAACAGGTAGCCAACCTGGACACCAATGACCCCGTACTTGGCTTCAGGGCCACTAACGAAAGACTGTTCGTCCTTACTGCAAACAACCTGTTTGTGCTCAAAGTGAACAATTAA